A stretch of the Thiomicrospira pelophila DSM 1534 genome encodes the following:
- the aroQ gene encoding type II 3-dehydroquinate dehydratase: MSSILVINGPNLNMLGRREPLIYGRQTLTDIIEELETIADDFAVRLWHFQSNAEHEIIERIHQAMDDGTEFIIINPAAFTHTSVAIRDALAAVSLPFIEIHLSNVHKREDFRQHSYFSDLAVGVIAGLGSDGYRFALEAAIKHLE; this comes from the coding sequence ATGTCAAGCATTTTGGTGATAAACGGCCCCAATCTAAATATGCTGGGACGCCGCGAACCGCTTATTTACGGTCGTCAAACCCTCACCGACATTATTGAAGAACTTGAAACCATAGCCGACGACTTTGCTGTGCGTTTATGGCACTTTCAATCAAACGCGGAACACGAAATTATCGAACGCATCCATCAAGCTATGGACGACGGTACCGAATTCATCATTATTAATCCGGCCGCTTTCACCCATACCAGCGTAGCGATTCGGGATGCGCTCGCGGCCGTGAGCCTACCATTTATTGAAATACATTTATCTAACGTACACAAACGCGAAGACTTCCGTCAACACTCTTATTTTTCTGATCTTGCGGTTGGCGTGATTGCCGGTCTTGGATCGGATGGTTACCGGTTTGCGTTGGAAGCCGCGATTAAACACCTCGAATAA
- a CDS encoding phosphate/phosphite/phosphonate ABC transporter substrate-binding protein, which yields MKSFFMLVLLGVLILAGCEQSNTPDIKLPYSQTPPSNSVSVYRFAVHPLHNPQKLMEAYQPLINHINQDLDGVRIELEASRDYQVYEAKIEQREPAFILPNPWQTLVAMQKGYNVIAMAGNADDFKGIFIVRKDANILAPKDLIGKTVAYPSPTALAAAIMPQYFLYQAGLNINNDVQNSYVGSQESSIMNVYLGSAAAGATWPPPWRAFVKDHPQEAAQLKVIWQTEPLLNNSVMVREDVPLDLAKQVTKHLLNLHKSDQGQRVLGLMETEQFYAADNARYDLVRDYIQRFEQNVRLVRQP from the coding sequence ATGAAATCGTTTTTTATGCTAGTGCTATTAGGCGTGTTAATTCTAGCTGGCTGTGAACAATCTAATACGCCCGATATCAAACTTCCCTACAGCCAAACCCCTCCATCAAATTCTGTTAGCGTCTACCGCTTTGCGGTTCACCCTTTGCATAACCCTCAAAAACTTATGGAAGCCTATCAGCCTTTGATTAATCATATTAATCAGGATCTAGACGGTGTTCGCATTGAACTGGAAGCGTCGCGAGACTATCAAGTCTATGAAGCTAAGATTGAACAGCGTGAACCGGCGTTTATATTACCCAATCCATGGCAAACTTTGGTGGCCATGCAAAAAGGTTATAACGTGATAGCGATGGCCGGAAATGCGGATGATTTTAAGGGCATTTTTATCGTGCGCAAAGACGCTAATATTCTAGCTCCAAAAGATTTAATTGGTAAAACCGTTGCTTACCCATCCCCGACTGCGTTAGCGGCGGCTATTATGCCGCAATACTTTTTATACCAAGCGGGCTTGAATATAAATAACGATGTTCAGAATAGTTATGTTGGCTCACAAGAGTCTTCCATTATGAATGTTTATCTTGGTTCGGCAGCCGCAGGTGCCACCTGGCCACCGCCCTGGCGGGCATTTGTAAAAGATCATCCACAAGAGGCCGCCCAGCTTAAAGTCATTTGGCAAACTGAACCTTTATTAAACAATTCGGTGATGGTGAGAGAGGATGTGCCTCTTGATTTGGCCAAACAGGTAACAAAACATTTATTAAACCTGCATAAGAGTGATCAAGGTCAGCGTGTTTTGGGGCTCATGGAAACCGAGCAGTTTTATGCCGCTGATAACGCTCGTTATGATTTGGTGCGAGACTATATTCAACGTTTTGAACAGAATGTTCGACTTGTGAGGCAGCCGTGA
- the accC gene encoding acetyl-CoA carboxylase biotin carboxylase subunit: protein MEKLLIANRGEIALRVLRACKQLGIKTVAVHSTADTNLKHVLMADETVCIGPAPSNLSYLNIPAIISAAEVTDSEAIHPGYGFLSENADFADRVEESGFIFVGPKGDTIRMMGDKVQAIRAMMAAGVPTVPGSGGPLGDNGEENIKMAKKIGYPVIIKASGGGGGRGMRVVHTEGSLLKSIQLTKQEAGAAFGNPEVYMEKFLENPRHIEIQVLADGQGNAIHLGERDCSMQRRHQKVVEEAPAPGVTQEQRDRIGAICAKACIDINYRGAGTFEFLYENGEFYFIEMNTRLQVEHPVTEQVTGIDLVKAQIEIAMGRPLSIKQSDVKITGHAIECRINAENPSKNFMPSPGKITRLHLPGGPGVRIDTHIYTEYTVPSHYDSMIGKVICYGSDRDIAIERMHTALTELAIRGIDTNIELQKEIMSDQGFREGGRNIHYLEHRLEHLI, encoded by the coding sequence ATGGAAAAATTGTTAATTGCGAACCGCGGCGAGATTGCCTTGCGCGTGTTACGTGCTTGTAAACAACTCGGGATTAAAACCGTTGCCGTCCACTCAACGGCAGATACGAATCTTAAGCACGTATTAATGGCGGATGAAACGGTTTGTATTGGCCCAGCGCCATCTAACCTGAGTTATCTAAATATTCCGGCGATCATTTCGGCCGCCGAAGTCACCGACTCCGAAGCGATTCACCCGGGTTATGGCTTTTTGTCTGAAAATGCTGATTTCGCCGACCGTGTTGAAGAAAGCGGTTTTATTTTTGTTGGTCCAAAAGGCGATACTATTCGCATGATGGGCGATAAGGTACAAGCCATTCGTGCCATGATGGCGGCCGGCGTGCCGACCGTTCCAGGTTCGGGTGGCCCATTAGGAGATAACGGCGAAGAAAATATAAAGATGGCCAAAAAAATTGGTTATCCAGTTATCATCAAAGCCTCTGGCGGCGGCGGTGGACGTGGCATGCGAGTGGTTCACACCGAAGGCAGCCTGCTTAAATCAATCCAACTGACCAAACAAGAAGCCGGTGCGGCGTTTGGTAACCCTGAAGTTTACATGGAAAAGTTTCTTGAAAACCCACGCCATATTGAAATCCAGGTATTAGCCGATGGTCAAGGCAACGCGATTCACCTTGGCGAACGAGACTGCTCAATGCAGCGTCGTCATCAAAAAGTGGTGGAAGAAGCCCCGGCTCCAGGCGTGACTCAAGAACAGCGTGATCGCATAGGCGCAATTTGTGCCAAAGCCTGTATCGATATTAACTATCGTGGTGCGGGCACATTTGAATTCTTATATGAAAACGGTGAGTTTTACTTTATTGAAATGAACACCCGTCTTCAGGTTGAGCATCCGGTCACCGAACAAGTAACGGGCATCGACCTAGTGAAAGCTCAGATTGAAATTGCAATGGGACGTCCTTTGTCGATTAAACAGTCCGACGTAAAAATCACGGGGCATGCAATCGAGTGTCGTATTAATGCCGAAAACCCATCGAAGAACTTTATGCCTTCTCCGGGTAAAATCACGCGACTCCATTTACCGGGTGGTCCAGGTGTTCGAATAGATACACATATCTACACAGAATATACCGTTCCTTCGCATTACGATTCGATGATCGGCAAGGTGATTTGTTACGGCTCTGATCGTGATATTGCGATTGAGCGTATGCATACGGCTCTTACTGAACTGGCGATTCGAGGTATTGACACCAATATTGAGCTACAAAAAGAGATTATGAGCGACCAAGGTTTCCGAGAAGGTGGTCGCAACATTCACTATCTTGAACATCGTTTAGAACACTTAATTTAG
- the prmA gene encoding 50S ribosomal protein L11 methyltransferase, which yields MAWIQINTIVEEALAEPLSDALMDIGAVSVTFAETGEQEIFEPEIGTTPIWDQTRVMGLFDAELDTAALLLALTQVMPQIATSAYRIEQIEDKDWVREWMDQFQPMQFGDNLWIVPSWLDAPVPSAVNLLLDPGMAFGTGTHPTTAMCLRWLDKNPPLNHQVIDYGCGSGILAIAAAKLGAAEVKGTDIDPQAILASQNNAQRNQVNIDFALVKDFQAEPADCLLANILAGPLKQLAPEFDRLVKSGGQLVLSGLLANQADELVAHYREFGFELNTRHTQDEWALLAGQKA from the coding sequence ATGGCATGGATACAAATCAACACCATTGTTGAAGAAGCATTAGCCGAACCGCTTTCAGATGCCCTTATGGACATCGGTGCGGTCTCGGTCACCTTCGCCGAAACCGGCGAACAAGAAATTTTCGAACCTGAGATTGGCACCACGCCTATCTGGGATCAAACACGTGTCATGGGATTATTTGATGCGGAACTCGACACCGCCGCCCTATTACTCGCACTCACCCAAGTGATGCCCCAAATCGCCACGAGCGCCTATCGCATTGAACAGATCGAAGACAAAGACTGGGTTCGTGAATGGATGGATCAATTTCAACCTATGCAATTTGGCGACAATCTGTGGATTGTGCCGAGCTGGCTAGACGCGCCCGTTCCGAGTGCCGTTAACCTACTACTTGATCCAGGTATGGCGTTTGGTACGGGTACACACCCAACCACCGCCATGTGTTTACGCTGGTTGGATAAAAACCCACCACTTAATCATCAGGTAATTGATTATGGCTGTGGATCAGGCATTTTAGCGATTGCCGCCGCCAAACTTGGTGCGGCGGAAGTTAAAGGCACCGATATTGACCCGCAAGCTATTTTGGCTAGTCAAAATAATGCACAGCGCAATCAAGTCAATATTGACTTTGCGCTGGTTAAAGACTTTCAAGCCGAACCCGCCGATTGTTTATTAGCCAACATCTTAGCTGGGCCTTTAAAACAGCTTGCCCCAGAGTTTGATCGCTTAGTAAAATCCGGCGGCCAACTTGTTCTGTCGGGTTTATTAGCCAACCAAGCTGACGAATTAGTCGCCCATTACCGTGAATTCGGATTTGAATTAAATACTCGTCATACACAAGATGAATGGGCTTTACTCGCTGGTCAAAAAGCCTAA
- a CDS encoding helix-turn-helix domain-containing protein — translation MNLNTPTTSISEHLVQTLDHYFNTLEEEQACNLHEMVIQQVEKPLIEYVLTKSCGNQSKTACILGINRNTLRKKILQYNIMIDSD, via the coding sequence ATGAATTTGAATACACCCACTACCTCAATAAGTGAACACCTAGTCCAAACATTGGATCACTACTTCAACACTCTTGAAGAAGAACAAGCGTGCAACCTGCATGAAATGGTGATTCAACAGGTCGAAAAACCCCTAATTGAATATGTGCTGACTAAATCTTGCGGCAATCAATCCAAAACCGCTTGTATTCTTGGCATTAACCGCAACACCCTACGCAAGAAAATTCTGCAATACAATATTATGATTGATTCGGATTGA
- the dusB gene encoding tRNA dihydrouridine synthase DusB produces MSLQIGPYPLPNNLVLAPMAGITDSVFRRLCYQNGAGYAVGEMLSAQTHLWDSKKSSTRFANLEDPEPRSVQLLGIDPQELAQAARLQVEQGAQIIDLNLGCPAKKVCNIAAGSALLGYPERVEQIFKAVTEAVDVPVTVKIRTGTDPLNRNAVQIAQLAEQQGLAAITIHGRTRADKFLGQAEYDSIKRVKQAVSLPIIANGDICDVEQAQFVLEYTLADGIMIGRGALGNPWIFKQIEAYLSNKQAVSPPDASQRYQVIRTHLDGLYQLYGELQGLRIARKHIGWYAQHIEQGDTLRRRFNSLQSADEQTLWLQQFFET; encoded by the coding sequence ATGTCATTGCAAATTGGACCTTACCCCCTCCCCAACAACTTAGTTCTGGCTCCCATGGCTGGCATTACCGACTCAGTGTTTCGTCGCCTTTGCTATCAAAACGGTGCGGGGTATGCCGTGGGTGAAATGTTAAGCGCACAAACCCATTTATGGGACTCAAAAAAATCCAGCACACGCTTTGCCAACCTAGAAGATCCCGAACCTCGTTCGGTACAATTACTCGGGATAGACCCGCAAGAACTTGCCCAAGCCGCCCGTCTACAAGTCGAACAAGGGGCGCAAATCATTGATTTAAACTTGGGATGCCCAGCCAAAAAAGTCTGCAATATTGCCGCTGGTTCAGCCCTATTGGGATATCCCGAACGTGTTGAACAAATTTTTAAAGCCGTCACCGAGGCCGTCGATGTTCCGGTTACAGTCAAAATTCGTACTGGCACGGACCCACTAAATCGCAATGCGGTGCAAATTGCGCAACTCGCCGAACAGCAAGGTCTAGCGGCCATCACAATTCATGGTCGAACCCGCGCCGACAAGTTTTTAGGTCAAGCCGAATACGACAGTATAAAGCGCGTAAAACAGGCGGTATCACTACCCATAATCGCCAATGGTGATATTTGTGATGTCGAACAGGCGCAATTTGTATTAGAATACACGCTTGCCGATGGCATAATGATTGGTCGAGGCGCGCTGGGAAATCCCTGGATTTTCAAACAGATTGAGGCTTACTTGTCGAATAAACAAGCTGTGAGCCCGCCCGACGCAAGTCAACGCTACCAAGTCATCCGCACGCACCTAGACGGTCTGTACCAACTCTATGGTGAACTTCAAGGCCTACGGATTGCGCGCAAACATATTGGCTGGTATGCCCAACATATCGAACAGGGCGACACACTACGTCGTCGGTTCAATAGCTTGCAAAGCGCCGATGAACAAACCCTATGGCTCCAACAATTTTTTGAAACCTGA
- a CDS encoding EAL domain-containing protein has product MKQTFLKLKYWLLGSVRRQLVVGMVLVVTALLALFIWEVTREHRSLMQELKTEHAMGLAQNVASSTAVWVASRDFSGLQNIIDGVDKYPDLTHAIILDINSQILAHNDVSYRGQYLLDMPSQPVLTVIQKNQDFIDLANPIMLAGQHIGWVRIGLTQAAELKRFEKIKYSATVFLLMAVVLSALLATMAARYLTRRLYAIRTVADQVKLGKRSLRVKLDGIDEAAQLAKRFNMMLDTLVNRENEIIESHQALEESESRLNQIMAVNHEGIWDWDIKAGKVIHNQSWADLIGLTDGLLEHPASVFFDAVHPEDREKVNFAVGECFKLQGYYRLEYRFIQMTTGKEVWVQDRGDVVERDSDGNPLRMVGGFYEVTERKQAEEAIENLAFYDPLTQLPNRRLLQDRLQQEMAVTERSKRVCALMFIDLDDFKTLNDTLGHDTGDELLRQVSVRLRECVRDCDTVARLGGDEFVLMLPDMDSDWNDAATHAEQVAQKVLRVLNQPYQLSSTTYHITPSIGVKLFSGHRETLEELLKHADLAMYQAKAKGRNTVRFYDKTMQEVVHAKALMETNMRQAIQKNHFVLFYQPQINSDGQIIGAEALLRWLDPEHGLIAPNVFIPLAEENGLILPIGRWVLQAACEQLVAWSSQPSTEKLVIAVNVSARQFHQSDLVEQVETICRQTGANPRRLKLELTESLLVKDMEDVIDKMQALKKLGVSFSLDDFGTGYSSLSYLKRLPIDQLKIDQAFVRDIIGDSNDAAIARAVIALAGSMEFNVIAEGVETTEQHQMLSRMGCRMFQGYLFGRPVPIEDFFNQNAKS; this is encoded by the coding sequence GTGAAACAGACTTTTTTAAAACTAAAGTATTGGCTGCTTGGCAGTGTTCGTCGTCAACTTGTGGTTGGGATGGTTCTGGTGGTAACGGCATTGCTCGCATTATTTATTTGGGAGGTCACGCGTGAACATCGAAGCTTGATGCAGGAACTTAAAACCGAACACGCCATGGGTTTGGCGCAAAATGTGGCGAGTTCGACTGCCGTTTGGGTTGCCTCGCGTGATTTTTCTGGACTGCAAAATATTATTGATGGGGTCGATAAATATCCAGATTTAACCCATGCCATCATACTAGATATTAACAGTCAGATTTTGGCACACAACGATGTCTCTTATCGTGGCCAATACTTATTAGACATGCCTAGTCAGCCAGTCTTGACAGTGATCCAGAAGAATCAAGACTTCATTGATCTAGCCAATCCCATTATGTTAGCTGGTCAGCATATTGGGTGGGTGCGAATTGGTTTAACCCAAGCAGCAGAACTTAAACGGTTTGAGAAAATTAAATATTCGGCTACGGTGTTTTTGTTAATGGCTGTCGTTTTGTCGGCTTTGTTAGCCACTATGGCCGCGCGTTATTTAACGCGTCGGCTGTATGCGATTCGAACGGTGGCGGATCAGGTTAAGTTGGGCAAGCGGTCATTAAGGGTCAAGCTTGATGGGATTGACGAAGCCGCACAATTAGCCAAACGTTTTAATATGATGCTCGACACCTTGGTAAATCGTGAAAATGAAATTATTGAATCTCATCAAGCCTTAGAAGAGAGTGAAAGCCGTTTAAACCAAATTATGGCTGTTAACCATGAAGGTATTTGGGATTGGGATATTAAAGCGGGCAAGGTTATTCATAATCAAAGTTGGGCCGATTTGATCGGACTTACAGATGGTTTGTTGGAGCACCCGGCTAGTGTTTTTTTTGATGCCGTACATCCTGAGGATCGTGAAAAAGTCAATTTTGCGGTAGGCGAGTGTTTTAAACTCCAAGGCTACTACAGACTAGAGTACCGGTTTATACAAATGACCACAGGTAAAGAAGTTTGGGTGCAGGATCGAGGAGACGTGGTTGAGCGCGACTCAGATGGCAATCCTTTGCGAATGGTGGGCGGATTTTATGAGGTGACTGAACGTAAGCAGGCTGAAGAGGCGATTGAAAACCTGGCGTTTTATGATCCACTGACCCAACTACCAAACCGGCGCTTATTACAAGATCGCTTACAACAAGAAATGGCCGTTACCGAACGTAGCAAGCGCGTGTGTGCGTTAATGTTTATTGACTTGGACGACTTTAAAACCTTAAACGATACGTTGGGACACGACACGGGTGATGAACTGCTACGCCAAGTATCCGTTAGGTTAAGAGAGTGCGTAAGAGATTGCGACACGGTGGCACGACTTGGGGGGGATGAATTTGTCTTAATGTTGCCAGATATGGATAGTGACTGGAATGATGCCGCGACTCATGCCGAACAGGTCGCTCAAAAAGTGTTACGTGTTTTAAATCAGCCTTATCAGTTAAGTTCAACCACTTATCACATCACTCCCAGCATTGGGGTTAAATTGTTTTCCGGTCATCGTGAAACTCTGGAAGAGCTGCTTAAACATGCTGATCTAGCGATGTATCAAGCCAAAGCCAAAGGCCGTAATACGGTTCGTTTTTATGATAAAACCATGCAAGAAGTAGTACACGCTAAAGCACTGATGGAAACGAATATGCGCCAAGCCATTCAGAAAAACCACTTTGTGTTGTTCTACCAGCCTCAAATCAATAGCGATGGTCAGATTATTGGCGCAGAAGCTTTGCTACGCTGGCTTGACCCAGAGCATGGTTTAATTGCGCCGAATGTGTTTATTCCATTGGCTGAAGAAAATGGGTTGATTTTGCCGATAGGACGCTGGGTTTTACAGGCCGCTTGTGAGCAGTTAGTGGCTTGGTCAAGCCAACCATCTACCGAGAAGCTAGTGATTGCGGTTAACGTGAGTGCGCGTCAGTTCCATCAAAGCGATTTGGTTGAACAGGTAGAAACGATTTGCCGTCAGACCGGTGCGAACCCACGGCGCCTAAAGTTAGAATTAACCGAAAGCTTGTTGGTTAAAGACATGGAAGATGTGATTGATAAAATGCAAGCGCTTAAAAAACTCGGGGTTAGTTTTTCACTGGATGATTTTGGCACCGGTTATTCGTCCTTGTCTTATCTAAAACGTCTGCCGATAGATCAGCTCAAAATTGATCAAGCGTTTGTGCGCGATATTATTGGCGATAGTAACGATGCGGCGATAGCGCGAGCCGTCATTGCATTAGCCGGTAGTATGGAGTTTAATGTCATCGCGGAAGGCGTCGAAACGACAGAGCAACATCAAATGTTAAGCCGTATGGGTTGTCGAATGTTTCAAGGTTATTTGTTTGGTCGGCCGGTGCCAATTGAAGATTTTTTTAATCAAAACGCAAAATCTTAA
- the accB gene encoding acetyl-CoA carboxylase biotin carboxyl carrier protein: protein MDIRSIRKLIEIVEESNIAEIEIKEGEHTVRISRNKEPIIMQSAPMQQHQMQQPMQASAPSAPAAAPETAPAPETGQKITSPMVGTFYAAPSPDAADFVKVGQKVNVGDTLCIIEAMKIMNPIEAEVSGTIKQILVQNGDPVEFGQTLFIIE, encoded by the coding sequence ATGGATATTCGTTCTATTCGCAAGCTGATCGAAATTGTTGAAGAATCAAACATTGCTGAAATCGAAATCAAAGAAGGCGAACACACGGTTCGTATCAGCCGCAATAAAGAACCGATTATTATGCAGTCGGCACCGATGCAGCAGCATCAAATGCAGCAACCTATGCAAGCGTCTGCTCCGTCTGCTCCTGCCGCCGCTCCAGAAACTGCTCCCGCTCCAGAAACGGGGCAAAAAATCACCTCACCAATGGTCGGCACCTTTTATGCCGCCCCTTCTCCTGACGCTGCAGACTTTGTAAAAGTAGGCCAAAAAGTCAATGTGGGCGACACACTTTGCATTATCGAAGCCATGAAAATCATGAATCCAATCGAAGCGGAAGTTTCTGGCACCATCAAGCAAATCCTGGTTCAGAACGGCGATCCAGTTGAGTTTGGCCAAACCCTGTTCATCATCGAATAA
- the dsbD gene encoding protein-disulfide reductase DsbD codes for MKQTWRLLIQTWLVAGLLAISSQSFANEDDLLEADQAFQLQTIKASDAELTVGWKIAKGYYLYQERISVESSDIQLSKPQFPTPVRKNDPLFGEVDVYKKDFSIRVPYQAQTSSAQLTVKYQGCSEEYGVCYPPQTKKVSVELPAQASGSQSDLSSVNSLAELNKLLASGSDQSGDLLDVDDAFKFQAEPNGEGQIIADIRIAEAYYLYRDKIKARIVDGEARLGELQTPSGKMKDDPIFGQVEVYYGQAEASLPLYDIKGNVTVEFEYQGCADAGVCYPPQTKTVQIDADSFGVANAAASTSSVDRADMSESDRITDTLMNANLWVVVLTFFVFGLLLSFTPCVFPMIPILSSIIVGQGGKELSTKRAFIMSLVFVLAMAVAYTIAGVLAGIFGANLQAAFQNPWILGSFAVVFVLLALSMFGFYELQLPSGLQSKITNISNQQQGGSLTGVAIMGFLSALIVGPCVAPPLAGALIYIGQTGDALLGGLALFAMSIGMGVPLLLLGTSAGKLLPRAGAWMNTVKAVFGVLLLAVALWLADRIMPGWLSLIAWAALLIASAIYMGALEPVGDKSSWHKLWKAMGLGMLVYGIVLIIGVSGGSRDLLQPLKVFQGGSGSAAQAEDKLSFEKINNLEELQARLVQGQPVMLDFYADWCVSCIEMERFTFSDPKVQAALQGVTLLKADVTANNDDHKALMKELGIVGPPAILFYDANGNEQRGQRVVGFQNAEKFTNTIESALK; via the coding sequence ATGAAACAAACATGGCGTTTACTTATTCAAACCTGGCTTGTCGCTGGTTTATTGGCGATTTCAAGTCAGAGTTTTGCGAACGAAGACGATCTGCTTGAAGCCGATCAAGCCTTTCAATTGCAAACCATTAAAGCTTCCGATGCCGAATTAACGGTCGGCTGGAAGATAGCCAAGGGTTATTATTTGTATCAGGAACGCATCAGCGTTGAATCGTCTGATATTCAATTATCTAAACCTCAATTTCCAACCCCTGTTCGCAAAAACGACCCATTATTTGGTGAAGTAGACGTTTATAAAAAAGATTTCAGTATTCGCGTGCCCTATCAAGCGCAAACTTCAAGCGCACAGCTGACCGTTAAATACCAGGGCTGCTCGGAAGAATATGGTGTCTGCTACCCGCCTCAAACCAAAAAAGTATCGGTTGAATTACCGGCTCAAGCTTCCGGTTCACAATCCGATCTGAGCTCGGTCAACTCTTTAGCTGAACTTAACAAGTTACTCGCTTCCGGTTCGGATCAGTCTGGTGATTTGCTGGATGTTGATGACGCCTTTAAGTTTCAAGCCGAACCGAATGGCGAAGGTCAAATCATTGCCGACATTCGTATCGCAGAAGCTTACTATCTGTACCGCGACAAAATCAAAGCGCGTATTGTGGATGGCGAAGCGCGTTTAGGTGAGTTGCAAACTCCAAGCGGCAAAATGAAAGACGACCCAATTTTTGGCCAAGTGGAAGTCTATTACGGTCAAGCTGAAGCTAGTTTGCCACTTTATGACATCAAAGGTAACGTAACCGTTGAATTTGAATACCAGGGTTGCGCGGATGCGGGTGTGTGTTATCCACCGCAAACCAAAACGGTGCAAATTGACGCGGATAGCTTTGGCGTTGCAAACGCGGCCGCTTCTACTAGCAGTGTGGATCGTGCCGACATGTCGGAATCGGATCGTATTACCGACACTTTAATGAACGCCAATCTTTGGGTAGTGGTTCTAACTTTCTTTGTATTCGGTTTATTATTGTCTTTCACGCCTTGCGTGTTCCCGATGATTCCGATTTTATCGAGCATTATCGTAGGCCAAGGCGGTAAAGAACTCTCGACCAAACGCGCCTTTATTATGTCACTGGTATTCGTATTAGCGATGGCGGTGGCTTATACCATTGCAGGCGTACTCGCTGGTATCTTTGGTGCGAACCTGCAAGCGGCCTTCCAAAACCCTTGGATTCTGGGAAGTTTTGCCGTGGTCTTTGTCTTGTTAGCCTTATCCATGTTTGGCTTTTATGAACTGCAACTACCAAGCGGCTTACAAAGTAAAATCACCAACATCTCGAACCAACAGCAAGGTGGTTCATTAACCGGCGTAGCCATTATGGGCTTCTTGTCAGCCTTAATTGTAGGTCCATGTGTCGCCCCACCTTTAGCCGGTGCGTTAATCTACATCGGCCAAACTGGCGATGCCCTATTAGGCGGTTTAGCCTTATTTGCAATGAGTATCGGTATGGGTGTCCCGCTCCTATTGTTAGGCACCTCTGCAGGTAAACTACTACCACGAGCGGGCGCTTGGATGAATACTGTAAAAGCGGTATTTGGTGTCCTACTACTAGCGGTTGCCTTATGGTTGGCCGATCGTATTATGCCGGGCTGGTTAAGCCTAATAGCTTGGGCGGCATTATTAATTGCTTCAGCGATTTATATGGGCGCGCTCGAACCGGTTGGCGACAAATCCAGCTGGCATAAACTTTGGAAGGCTATGGGACTTGGTATGCTGGTATACGGTATCGTATTAATTATCGGCGTTTCAGGTGGCTCGCGTGACCTTCTGCAACCGCTTAAAGTTTTCCAAGGCGGCAGCGGATCGGCCGCGCAAGCTGAAGACAAACTCAGCTTTGAGAAAATCAACAATCTAGAAGAGCTACAAGCTCGCCTTGTTCAAGGACAGCCTGTAATGCTCGACTTCTATGCCGACTGGTGTGTGAGCTGTATCGAAATGGAACGCTTTACCTTTAGCGATCCCAAGGTACAAGCCGCACTGCAAGGTGTGACTTTGCTAAAAGCGGATGTGACCGCCAACAACGACGATCATAAAGCTTTAATGAAAGAACTAGGCATTGTTGGGCCACCCGCGATTCTGTTTTATGATGCCAATGGCAATGAACAGCGCGGCCAACGTGTCGTCGGCTTCCAAAATGCCGAGAAGTTTACCAACACTATTGAATCGGCTTTAAAATAA
- a CDS encoding FxsA family protein, giving the protein MFKVFFIVFIVVPLLELYVLIEVGSEIGALPTILLTILTALIGGLLMKYQGLQVVQQAQIAVAKGEAPEQQVIEGMMIFIGGAMLLLPGLVTDFLGFMFLLPPVRVALAKRWLAKRARDPQGFSYVQTEWTVKDVEPTRVRHYQSTRDADVIEGEVVDSDDKKTDQDDRSAR; this is encoded by the coding sequence ATGTTTAAAGTATTTTTTATTGTTTTTATTGTCGTGCCCTTGTTGGAGCTGTATGTATTAATCGAAGTGGGCTCAGAAATTGGCGCCTTGCCGACAATTTTATTGACGATTCTCACCGCCTTGATAGGTGGCTTGTTAATGAAATATCAAGGTCTGCAAGTGGTGCAACAAGCTCAAATAGCCGTGGCGAAGGGCGAAGCGCCAGAGCAACAAGTGATTGAAGGCATGATGATCTTCATTGGTGGTGCAATGTTATTACTACCAGGCCTAGTGACGGATTTCTTAGGTTTTATGTTTCTGCTACCCCCTGTTAGAGTCGCGCTGGCCAAACGTTGGCTGGCCAAACGCGCCCGTGACCCGCAAGGTTTTAGTTATGTACAAACCGAATGGACAGTAAAAGACGTTGAGCCGACACGCGTGCGTCACTACCAATCAACACGTGATGCCGATGTAATTGAAGGTGAAGTAGTGGATTCAGACGATAAAAAAACCGATCAAGACGACCGTTCGGCGCGCTAG